In Lolium rigidum isolate FL_2022 chromosome 7, APGP_CSIRO_Lrig_0.1, whole genome shotgun sequence, the DNA window CCTACGTGCGTCCAACACCATACAGGCTTTTCATACGGTATTCCTTCTGGGAAAATGAgaaagaaaaccctaaaacctctTTTCAGCAGGGGGGAAACATCAGTCTACTCATGAAAACTCCCCATGGAACTGAAATTAACTGGGGGAAACTCGATTTGTTAAGCTAGAGAATCGTCCCATGGGAGTTGAGGTAGTTACCGACCAAAGTCCAAAACTCATCAGGACATAGATTGAACTCCACAAGTTCAGCGCTGCAACAACACCAGTAACTTTGTTTGATGAGTTCTATCATTAGCCCCTACATTCCTCAAGCTTCTGCTGCAGCCTCAAGTTGTGCCTTAACTACAAAATAATAGGAACTTCTGTCACAACAAATGGTAGCTACACAAGGTAAATTTAACATGTGTGCACATTCCAGACGTGTCTAACAAGAAAACATAAATGCAAAGATGTGCACTACCACGTAAATGATATCAATATGGTTTCAAAACAATAATTGGAGCCGGTTATtaaaatttatcaaaaaaaagactttctcttctttctctctaTACCGTTTTCTGTAAACACTTGTCTTTGGACCTTTCCCGTGAAAATTCATGTGCAAATCCATCTTGGGAGATGGCTGGCAAGCCACATTAAATGGATTAAAATTAAGTAAACCTGGAACGGAAGTTCTGGGAGATGTTTTGGCGAAACTTAAATAAGGGGGACTCAAATGCTACAAGTACCTAATGGAGACTTGTGAAATTAAAAAAGAACATGTGACTTGTGTATCGAAAGCCAAATAATGTTGATGAACTAGAATTAAAGAACATATCAAAACTTACACAATCAGCAATCTCTTCCTGCTTCAGAGGCGGAACTATCTCGTCTTCTTTCCAGCCAAGAGATTTCAGGAAAGCCATTTCTTCTGGACTAGGCTCATCTTCAGTAGGGTACGTTTCATCTTCCCATGGTACAATGGGTTCAACTGACATATTAGTTTTATCATAGCTGGAGTCTGACTTCACGAAAGCATCATTTTTATCCGTGGGTATAATGGACAGAGTGGGTTCAGCCTTGTCTGCCTGAGGCGTCACAGCATCAGCAAGATCTGATGAAgagttggagtacttgatgttcgCAACTATCTCATGCAACCCCTCATACAGAACATCACAAGATTCTGAATGTGGCTTGACTCCCTCATTGTCAGAGAGGTGTCGCGGAGATCCATCACAAGAATTTGCATCCTCCCATGAACTACTTCCAATTTCAATACATTTAATGCCACTGTTAAACAAGGACAAATCAAGAGAAGGGTTCCTCTGCTCATCAATCAAGCTAGATGAGGACTCGATGCCAGATCTTGAACCATTTAAAGACTTGCTCCGCAGCAACTCAAAGAATTTATGCTTGTCTTTTGCACTTGCCTTTCTCTCAACAGATGAACCTTGTTGTAGATGCAAAGGGAGGCCGTTTGTGGCACCTTTAAGCTTTTGGTTGGCAATAGGCTTTTTCAGTGGTTCTATTGAAAAAGAACGGCCTAGAACAGGGCTCCCAGGATCGCTGGTGACATCTTTGGCAGTATTTACAGCCCCATTCTGCTCACGGGTTAGGACTTGAAAGCTTCCTGGTTGAGATGGCTTACCAAGCTCAGATTTGACTTGAGTACGAACAGAGCTGTTAGAAGGCTGTGCTGACAGTTGTTGTAAAGACTTGACAGGACCATTAGAATCACCAGCTCTTGCACCTTTGATTTTTAACTTATCCGATAAACTAGATACCTGCAAAATATTCTGGGTGAATCAGTGCCAGACCAAGACAACATCACTCCATAAATACGTGAAACAGAAATACAGCTATAATAAGCACATACAATTCTCAAAAATGTCCGCAACCAGGTATGGATAGGGAATTACATTTTTAAGTAAAAAAAACTGTAATATCGCACAAAATGCAGACATGTTTGCACAAACTATGTGCTATTCTATGGATTGGATACTAAATTGTATGCGTAAGCCACTCTAATGCCAAACTAAGACAAAAATGATCTCTAGATAAGCAGTAATATTAACAAACTAATGTTGAACGAaaaaatctactccctccgtccattaatAGATGTCCGATGATTCgtttaaattcggatgtatctatgcactaaagtgtatctagatacatttgaatttagacaaacttttgacatcaaaagatggacagaggtagtatcatTTTGCTATTGCAATCCGAATAATATACTTCTCTTAATCTAAGTTCAGTAAAACGTACAAGTAATCCACATGCAAAATAATCCTAATAATTTTTTGAGGAATTCATAAGCCAAACAGATAGGAGAAATTACTAAAATCACAACGAACACCTAATATGCAAGGGATATTTCATCTGCTTTAAAAAAATTGTCCACATAAAATTAGTAAATTACCAACTTAGATTTCATAATCAAATGATATAACAACACAAATCAACCTACAGTTGACTTTTGAACTTATGTTCCTTGTAAAGTAGTTTAGGTTCAAAGCGCAGAGTTACAAAACAGATTTAGGAAAATATTGAGGATGATAGACTTTTAAAACAGAAAAATGCATGTCCCAATTTCCAACATGCACGTTCAAACAAACAACTAACCTGTATGCATATTTAGGACATATTATATGTTCATTTACATAAATTTATAATAGAACGCACCAGCCTTTAGCAACATTCAGAAAATTGTCTACATCTGCTTAGTGGATATTTGCAGTTTGCAAAGAATATGAAGCAATTGAACCAACCTATGTCTATATCTTCTAACTATTTTGAACATCATTACTAAACACATACATAATTTAGGATCAAAACATCGAGGACATTACAGACACAGATTCCCCACATAGAAACAAAACTTATGTGGTTGATCCACTAATAACAATCGAAACAAATAAAGAATTAGGATATTAATTCGTTGTTCATAGGCTCTCCTACTTCATTACTTAAGGCAAAAAAGTTGGACAAAGTACATTTGCTATGGTTGTTCTGTCTTTCAAAAAGCCATATCACTTGCCAGACAATATGGATGGGAGATTTTAAGTTTCAAACCAACCATGCTAATAATATAAGACGCAGTAAACAACACAAGAAATATTAATCTCACAGCAAAGACAATATATGGCACATACAGATATTTTGTTTGATGAAGGCGTCAGAGGTCTTAGA includes these proteins:
- the LOC124672036 gene encoding uncharacterized protein LOC124672036 isoform X2, translating into MDRGEPSLKPEWLVRGVATPTVSAAGIRPGTSPRADDQDRGASPRNQSSGRDRERSSQQSSSRRSSGPSLSRRHERDGTVKSRGYASFGRSNRDKVCEKGSDFRDCESRPGLSDDPLRDGFGSFSTCRPESDRLNRIRPKLDASNRAAGVSLDNVNLSSKDSGGISFEREFPHLSSEDSNGKHDIARVPSPGISTPIQSIPLVSAPDGWNSVLAEVPGLSEPSNNNVSSALSPAGSIRQLEVTNCGSALSMAETVMQAPLKNSSTPQLSIDAQKIEERTLRQCILRPLTPSSNKISVSSLSDKLKIKGARAGDSNGPVKSLQQLSAQPSNSSVRTQVKSELGKPSQPGSFQVLTREQNGAVNTAKDVTSDPGSPVLGRSFSIEPLKKPIANQKLKGATNGLPLHLQQGSSVERKASAKDKHKFFELLRSKSLNGSRSGIESSSSLIDEQRNPSLDLSLFNSGIKCIEIGSSSWEDANSCDGSPRHLSDNEGVKPHSESCDVLYEGLHEIVANIKYSNSSSDLADAVTPQADKAEPTLSIIPTDKNDAFVKSDSSYDKTNMSVEPIVPWEDETYPTEDEPSPEEMAFLKSLGWKEDEIVPPLKQEEIADCLRHNLRLQQKLEECRG
- the LOC124672036 gene encoding uncharacterized protein LOC124672036 isoform X1, yielding MDRGEPSLKPEWLVRGVATPTVSAAGIRPGTSPRASPRADDQDRGASPRNQSSGRDRERSSQQSSSRRSSGPSLSRRHERDGTVKSRGYASFGRSNRDKVCEKGSDFRDCESRPGLSDDPLRDGFGSFSTCRPESDRLNRIRPKLDASNRAAGVSLDNVNLSSKDSGGISFEREFPHLSSEDSNGKHDIARVPSPGISTPIQSIPLVSAPDGWNSVLAEVPGLSEPSNNNVSSALSPAGSIRQLEVTNCGSALSMAETVMQAPLKNSSTPQLSIDAQKIEERTLRQCILRPLTPSSNKISVSSLSDKLKIKGARAGDSNGPVKSLQQLSAQPSNSSVRTQVKSELGKPSQPGSFQVLTREQNGAVNTAKDVTSDPGSPVLGRSFSIEPLKKPIANQKLKGATNGLPLHLQQGSSVERKASAKDKHKFFELLRSKSLNGSRSGIESSSSLIDEQRNPSLDLSLFNSGIKCIEIGSSSWEDANSCDGSPRHLSDNEGVKPHSESCDVLYEGLHEIVANIKYSNSSSDLADAVTPQADKAEPTLSIIPTDKNDAFVKSDSSYDKTNMSVEPIVPWEDETYPTEDEPSPEEMAFLKSLGWKEDEIVPPLKQEEIADCLRHNLRLQQKLEECRG